ACTTACTTCCTTCTCTACTTAGTAGTTTCAATATTTCTTAAATATTCTCCTTGATGTAATCTCATATTCAACGCCACGCTCTTTAAGTGTCAGTGAATCATAAAGCACAGATGACAAATTAGTTGCTATAAAATGATATCCTGGTGTATTTTTTATTTTAACTTCACTTATCTCAAATTCTCCATCTAAACATCTGTAAGCAGGGCTCTCCCACCTAACACTTGCACTGATATCAAACCGTCTTAGTACAGCGCATGGATTTAGAATATAACAATTACTTCTCATACACCCTGACTTAACAAAGTTATGATAATTCCTATTTATATCAAGAACACTAAACTGCAACTTTTTAAAAACTGATACGTAATAATGAAGAGATAAAAAGTAACATCCCCACTGACGTACTTCTGAGACTAAATTTGGATTATTTTGTGTTATTTTCATATATAATCTCACTTACAATCTTTATTTTTAAAACTACAACCCCTACTTCCCTTAAGTTAAATATAGATATTAAAAAGGAATATCTTCATAAAACTTATCTTCAAGCTTATTCTCATTAATATCTTGTGTTTTAATTGATGAGTTTAAAACGCAAATATCATTTACCAAAATACTGTATTTACTCTTACCCTCACCTGTACGCTTATCATTCCAACTTGAATAAGATAGGGCTCCACTAAGTACAACTTGAACCCCTCGTTTAAGTAAAGCAGCAAGACTCTCAGCTCTAGCTCCAAAAATCACACAGTCAAAAAATTGAGCCTGTCTTGTCACACAGTTATTCTTCTTTACACCTCTATTATTAGCTAGTGTAAATTTTAATATAGGAAAACTATTACTAGTATAAATAACCTCACAGTTTCTTGTTAAACGACCAGACATACTTAACAAGTTAATATCAAACACCAGAACTCTCCTTATCATGAATCCTACTTAAAAGTTCCATACGTCTTAAATCACAATCAAGTCTCTCAAGATTTTCTAAAAATTCTCGTCTTGCATAATAAGCTTGAATGAGATTCTTTATACTTCTCACACCAAACTTACATAAAAATCTTAAAATCTTGTAAGTAATTACTAAAAATAAAGCTATAAACATAAATCTCATAAAGGTACCCTTAAACAGCTTTTAAAATAGGTGTAGACCATTCATTTGAATTACTACTAAAAGTAAAGTCTATAACACAGCTTAAAAACTTAAACCTATCCTTAATAGCTCTCTTACTCATATCTAAAGAGAACCTATTCCCATCAAAGTTATAATTTATATGTTCATTTAAAGAAAATTTACGATAAAGATCCTCTATTTGAAATTTAAGTTTATCTTTAATAGGTTTGGTTACCCTAGCCAACTCTAACGCCTGAGCCTTTTTAGTCTCCTCTTCTACTTTGTCAATTTCAGATTGCAATGCATTAATCTCATCTAAACGTCTACTTAAATCCAAAATTTCGTCTTCATCAATCTCAAGTTGACTTGATTTTACAAATTCTAAAAATTCAAGCTTGAAATCTACATCACATAGCTCTTCATATAAAAAATTATTTCTCAAAAAATCCCTGATAATATCACTAAGCTCATCTAAATCAATATTTTTAAT
This region of Borrelia puertoricensis genomic DNA includes:
- a CDS encoding single-stranded DNA-binding protein, producing MSGRLTRNCEVIYTSNSFPILKFTLANNRGVKKNNCVTRQAQFFDCVIFGARAESLAALLKRGVQVVLSGALSYSSWNDKRTGEGKSKYSILVNDICVLNSSIKTQDINENKLEDKFYEDIPF
- a CDS encoding DUF261 domain-containing protein, with the protein product MKITQNNPNLVSEVRQWGCYFLSLHYYVSVFKKLQFSVLDINRNYHNFVKSGCMRSNCYILNPCAVLRRFDISASVRWESPAYRCLDGEFEISEVKIKNTPGYHFIATNLSSVLYDSLTLKERGVEYEITSRRIFKKY